Genomic window (Vibrio sp. NTOU-M3):
GTGAAAAACGGCCCGAGAAAGAGCCACTGATAATAAAAAGCCCGCTGTTGCAAGCGGGCTTTTTATTATATTGACTCACGCACTTTGTCGTCGCATTAACTCTTTTCTGTATTCATACTCTCGAAAAAGCCAGCAACCAGAACACAGCAGTGGCAGCGTAAACGTTAGCATAACCAATAATGGCGTATGTTCATTGATAAAACGGATCATGGGTATTTCACTGCCGAGCGCAAAATACGCAACAATACGTAAAACCGCCACAAACATACTGAATATAAAGATCCTTGAGAGAATGTAACTGAGGAATCCTCTACGACGTGTTAGTGACCATTTATCAAAGTCCTTGGCTTTCATATGCTTTCCTAGCAATATTGATAAAGTCAATAATATGAGATTATATCTGAGCAAATAAACTTTCTCAGCATTTATATAATTAGCCCCATATTACAAATCCAACCGTCGCAAATTTGAGTATTGTTTCACTTTACCCCTTGCCAATATTGGTACAAAGCCTCAATATCGCCGGAGGTTAATATAGGCATCGCGTCTTTAAGCGCTTTATCTGACCACTGCCACCATTTCATTTCCAGCAGCTGGTTAATTTGCGTCGGTGAAAAGCGATAACGGATATGCTTCGCAGGGTTAGACCCGACAACTTGATAGGGTTCCACGTCTTTCGTCACTACGGCACGACTTGCAATGATCGCCCCATCCCCCACTTTAACGCCGGGCATAATCATCGCTTCAGAACCAATCCACACATCATTTCCAATAACAGTATCACCAACAGGCTGAAAACCATCACGAGCTTGTGAAAACAACTCATCTTGCTGGTAGAAGAAAGGAAACGTACTTACCCAGTCATGTCGATGTCCTTGATTCCCTACCATCATGAAGACGGCACCGGAACCAATAGAGCAGAAGCTGCCAATGATCAGTTTATCAACGTCATCCCTTTCATCGGACAAATAACGAGCGCAATCATCAAAACCATGCCCATGGTAATAACCCGAGTAATAACTGTAACGGCCCACAATAATATTAGGGTTCGTGACTTGTTCTTTAAGAGATTTGCCCGAGAAAGGGCTTTCAAAGTAGTTGTTCATAGCAAGAAATACCAAAGAAACAGAAACGAATAATAACGGTTATCCATACCAAATGCCTCAACAACATCGGGTTTGGACTCTTATGTTTTTTACATCATTTGACAACTGAAACATTACA
Coding sequences:
- the catB gene encoding type B chloramphenicol O-acetyltransferase, producing the protein MNNYFESPFSGKSLKEQVTNPNIIVGRYSYYSGYYHGHGFDDCARYLSDERDDVDKLIIGSFCSIGSGAVFMMVGNQGHRHDWVSTFPFFYQQDELFSQARDGFQPVGDTVIGNDVWIGSEAMIMPGVKVGDGAIIASRAVVTKDVEPYQVVGSNPAKHIRYRFSPTQINQLLEMKWWQWSDKALKDAMPILTSGDIEALYQYWQGVK